The Deinococcus puniceus genome segment CATATCTGTATACGACCCATAGCTCGTACGACGAGGTCATCGCGTTCATTGAGGGATACCACGCCGGACACCGCCAGACGGGAACCCGGTGGCTCGCGTTTAGTGAGTGGCTGCAGGAACTGGTTGGTGAGGGCGAACGTCGATTGATGGCGCGATTCCGCGCAAGGTACGAAGATGACACCCTCGCCCTTCAGCAATTGCATGAGCTCTATAACGCATTCCTTTGGCAGCCAGACTCAGCACCACTCTGGGTTGAGAAGTGACAGAATGCTGCTAAGGGCCGGGGGGCAAAGGGTCTAAACAGGGCAATGGCTGGCGCTCCCTCACCCTTTACCCCGGCAGATACAACCTAGCCGTAAATCCCGCTCCGGGCTTGCTCTCCAGCGTCAGGGTTCCCCCGTGCAACTCGGCGGCGCGGCGCACGATGGCGAGGCCCAAGCCGTGGCCTTCGCCGCTACGGGCTTCGTCGGGGCGGTAAAAGGCTTCTCCTAGGCGGGCCAGCACGCCTGCGCTCACGCCGGGGCCGTCATCTTGTACGGTGACGGTTGCGCCGCCAGATTCGGCCTGCACGGTCACGGTAATGGTGGCCCCCGGCGCGTGCCGCACGGCGTTCATGGTCAGGTTCCAGATGGCCTGGCCCAGCAGCACCCGGTCTCCCTGCACCGATACGGGCGCGGGGGCCAGCAAATCCACGTCGGCTTCGGGCGAGAGTTCGCGGGCGCGGTCTACGGCGTCGGCGGCCAAGTCGCGCAAGGGCACGGGCGCACGCCCCATCGCTTCGGCGTCACGGGCCAGCAGCAGCAGGTGATTGGTGAGGATGGCGAGCCGGGTCATATCGCTGCCCACTTCACGCAGTTCGGCGCGGTAGCGGGCGGCGTCGCGTTCGCGGGCCAAGGTGCCTTCTACCCGCGCCTGCACAGCCGCCAACGGACTGCGGAGGTCATGCGCGGCGGCCCGCAAAAAGGCCTGTTCACGTTCGCGGGCATCGGCCAAACCCCCAAACGTGCCCTGCAAGGTCAGGGCCAGCCGCGCCAATTCGTCGCCCTGTCCGGCCCCCGGCACAGGCCGCCGCAAATCGCCGCCCGCGCCTATTTCCCGCGCCGCACCTTCCAGCGCGCGAACAGGCCTCAGCAGTCGCCCCGCCACGCCCCAGCCCACAGCCAACGACAGCAGCAGCGCGGCAGGCAACAGCCACGCCAGCGCCCGCCCAAAGGCCCGCTGAGCCTCGGTGAGCGCTTGTGCGTCGGAGGCCACCGCCAGCGTGACATTCCCTTGCAGATCGCGTCCCGGCCCCCGCGCCCGCACCCCACGCACGGCGATCAGTTGGTCGTTCAAGCGGTACAGGTTGTCTTTCAGGTTCAGGGCTACGCCTGCCGGAAAGTTGGTCGTTTGGACTTGAGACACCACGCCAAGCTGCACCGACACCAGCCGAAGTTCTAGGTTCCGGGTCTGCGGATTGCTGTTCACAATTCGCTCCAAGTCGGCCACCGTGACCTCTATCACGCCAAAGCCCAGCGGCCCAGCGGCCCGGCTCAGCTCTCCTTCTACCCGCTCCTGCACGGCACTGACGGCACTTAGCAGGCGGTCTTGCTGCGAGCGCAAGAGAAAATCGTTGACCTTGACGTACAAGCCGCCCGCCACCAGCGCTACCGCGAGGCCGGTTGCCAGCGCCGCCCAGAGTGCCAGCCGCGCCCGCAGGGTGAGTGGGGGCCACTTTAAGGACATGGAGACCTGTGACTGTTGCCCAGCTTGGCAAGCGTCCAGCGTTGACGATTCTGGGTAAAACCCCCCAGTCTGCTGTGCAGCCAGCCAGCGCAACAGCACTTGTCCCCACCTCTAAGGGGGGGCGTTGCGACAGCAACGGGGGGGTTTGCCCACCCCCTCACTTCTCCACCCGGTAGCCGCGCCCCCGCTCGCTGGAAATGGCTTCCTGCGCCAGCTTGCGCCGCACGTAGCGCACGTACACGTCCACGATTCGGGCTTCTCCTTCAAATTCTGGCCCCCACACGCGGTCTAGCAGTTCCTCACGGGTAAACCAGCGTTCGGGAGCCAGCGCCAAGACTTCTATCAGGGCATATTCGCGCCCGGTCACGGCCACTTCTTCGCCGTCCCATGCCACCGTCCGGGCCACCGTATCCACCACGCCGCGCCCCGCCGCAAAGGCCAGCCTCGGCGCACCTTGCCCCCGCTCCCGCCGCGACAATGCCCGCAAGGTTGCCAGCAGTTCAGGCATGGCAAACGGTTTGACGAGGTAAGCATCGCCGCCCAAATCCAGCCCCTGCACACGGTCGCCCAGTTCGCCCCGCGCCGTCAGAAACAGAATGGCCGAATCCACCTCGGCCTCACGCAGTTGCCGCGCTACCTCGAAGCCGTCCAGACCGGGCAGCATCACATCCAGAATGAGCAGGGAATAATCCCCCAGCATGGCGGCCTCTAGACCTTCCGGCCCAGTCTGCGCCCACGTGACCACGTAACCCGCCTCGCGCAGCGCCTCCCGCGTCGGCTCGGCAATGCGGGGGTCGTCTTCTACGAGCAGCAGTCTCATCGGGTGGGCCTCATACGCCGCTCAGTGTAGGCGCGGCGGTTAGGGGTGGGTTA includes the following:
- a CDS encoding sensor histidine kinase; protein product: MSLKWPPLTLRARLALWAALATGLAVALVAGGLYVKVNDFLLRSQQDRLLSAVSAVQERVEGELSRAAGPLGFGVIEVTVADLERIVNSNPQTRNLELRLVSVQLGVVSQVQTTNFPAGVALNLKDNLYRLNDQLIAVRGVRARGPGRDLQGNVTLAVASDAQALTEAQRAFGRALAWLLPAALLLSLAVGWGVAGRLLRPVRALEGAAREIGAGGDLRRPVPGAGQGDELARLALTLQGTFGGLADAREREQAFLRAAAHDLRSPLAAVQARVEGTLARERDAARYRAELREVGSDMTRLAILTNHLLLLARDAEAMGRAPVPLRDLAADAVDRARELSPEADVDLLAPAPVSVQGDRVLLGQAIWNLTMNAVRHAPGATITVTVQAESGGATVTVQDDGPGVSAGVLARLGEAFYRPDEARSGEGHGLGLAIVRRAAELHGGTLTLESKPGAGFTARLYLPG
- a CDS encoding response regulator transcription factor; the protein is MRLLLVEDDPRIAEPTREALREAGYVVTWAQTGPEGLEAAMLGDYSLLILDVMLPGLDGFEVARQLREAEVDSAILFLTARGELGDRVQGLDLGGDAYLVKPFAMPELLATLRALSRRERGQGAPRLAFAAGRGVVDTVARTVAWDGEEVAVTGREYALIEVLALAPERWFTREELLDRVWGPEFEGEARIVDVYVRYVRRKLAQEAISSERGRGYRVEK